DNA sequence from the Terriglobia bacterium genome:
GGTGTTCTGGAAAGCGATTGACGACTGAAAAACGAGTGATGAGTTTTTTGATCGCCAAGCGTGTCAGGCTTTATACGCTATGACGGCCTGCATGTATTGGGCGCGCTCGAACGACGAGGGGTCGGCACAATTCTTCTGGCTCATGCTGCCCTGCAGCTGGCTCACCGATTCGTATTCGTGATTCTTCATCCACTCGATCATGCCTTTCTCGATCTCGCGGATATGTTCGATGCCGTGACGCAGCAGCACGGAGCAAAGCTGGGCGACATTTGCTCCCGCCAGCAGGACCTTCAGGACATCATCGGAACTGTGGATTCCGCTGGTAGCCGCGAGATCGGCCTTGATCCGGCCGTACAGGATGGCAACCCAGCGCAGCGGCAGGCGGAGCGCCTGTGGTGTGCTCAACAACACATTGGGACGGATCTCGAGATTGTCGAGATCCATGTCCGGCTGGTAGAAACGATTGAAAAGAACCAGGGCATCGGCTCCCGCATCATCGAAGCGCCTGGCCATGTGCGCCATGCTGCTGAAAAACGGGCTCAACTTGAGCGCCACGGGGATGCTGACCACAAACTTGACCGCCTTGAGAATGTCTACATAGGTCTGTTCGATCACGGCCGAGGATTGCGCCGGGTCGGTGGGAATGAAATAGACATTGAGCTCGAGCGCATCGGCGCCGGCCTCCTCGATCTTCTTGGCATAGTCGACCCAACCGCCGATCGAACTGCCGTTGAGGCTGGCAATGATCGGGATGCCGACTGCCTTCTTGGCCTTGCGGATCTTTTCGAGATAACCCTCCGGGCCTGCGCGATACGCCTCGGGTGCAGGGAAGTAGGTTAGAGATTCGGCGAAGCTCTCGGTTCCGTGCGTGAGGTGGTAATCGAGGGCCTCTCGCTCCCGCGTCAACTGCTCTTCAAACAGGGAATAGAGAACCACTGCCGAGGCGCCGGCGTCTTCCATGCGCCTGAGATTATCAAGGGTGTCCGAAAGAGGCGAAGCGGAAGGCACGAGCGGGGTCCGCAGATTCATGCCCAGATATCGAGTGCGCAGGTCCATATTCTCTCCTTTATCTGCTCAAATATTGCTTCAACACTATGAAGTGTCGCTTCTCATTCTCAAGGCCGCAACCCCGGCATTATACCTTTGATATTGGATTTCGTCTCGCACAACCAGACCCGGGAGTCAGGAGTCGGGAGTCAGAATCTCTTGGGCGATGCGGTGGGCCATCTTCACGCAGTCGTTGAGCCCGACGCCGTAGAAGGCGTTGCCGACGAGATGGAGACCCGGGCGTTGCCGGGTCAGTTCCTCAAGACGTGCGCGGCGCCCGATGTGCCCGAGGGTGAATTGCGGGATAGCGCGCTCCCAGCGATAGACGCGCATAAAAGCCGGGTCACTCCCGATTCCCACCAGGGCTCCCAACTCACTGCGCAGAGTGCGCCAGAGTTCTTCGTCCGAAAGCTTGAGCGCATCGGGATCCCCGGCACCGCCCAACATGGATCGGAACTGGACATATCCTGCCGGGGCACGGTTGGCAAAAATCGACGAGGTCCAGATGGAGCCGAGCGTGCGCAGTCCCTCAGAGCGGGGTATCAGGAAGCCGAAGCCGTCAAGCGCGTGCGCGATGTCTTCGCGCCGGTGTCCCGTGGCCACCACAACGATGGGCGCGTAACGAATGGTCCGGAGTGCGGCCGACAGCTCCGGATCGGTATCTTCGAACATCTGCGTCGCGGCGAAAGTCGGGCAGGCACAGATCAGATTCCTGGTGCGAACCCGGCGTCCTGCCTGATCCGTAACTTCCCACATACCATCGCTCCAGGCGATGCGCACGGCCGGCCGGTTGATGCTGATTATCGCCTGCAGGCGCTCGTGCAGTCGTGTGACCAGAATATCCAAGCCGCCGCGGAACGAAGTGAGGCGTCCACCCGGTCCCGCGGGCCCGCTCGATTTTCTTACTGCCCCATCTCGGCCTCCCGGGCGCCGCTTGAACTGGCGCGCCAGGAGTGCCCGCACCAGCCCGCCATAGCGCTGTTCCATTTCCCGCATGATCGGGAAGCAGGCCGGAAGAGACAGCTCGCGCGCCAGCCCGCCGAAGATTCCGGCGACCATAGGATCAATGAAGGATTCGGCAGCACCGCGGCCGATGCGGCGGGCCGCGAAGTCGAAGACCGACTCGTCGCTGTCGTCGCGGCGCGCTGCGATGAAGGGCTCCATGAAGATGCGCACCTTGTCACGCGGGCTCAGCAGACCGGTGCCTAGAATTGCTCCCGGAGAAAGCGGCACCGGATGCAGGCGCCCATGCTTGACGATAAAGCGTTTCTGGCTGCTGTCGTCGGCCGGTTCCAGTGCTTCCGAGAGACCCACCTCTTCGATCAGCTGCAGGGTCAGCGGCTCGCGATCGAGAAAGCCGTTCGGCCCCCAGTCGATCGAATAGCCGGCGACACGGTCCGTGCCGATCGTGCCGCCCAGTCTTTCGGTGGCCTCCCAGAGCTCCCATCCGCCGGGACGATCGGCCAAACCCAGCCAATGCGCGAGCGAGAGTCCGGAAATCCCGCCACCGACAATCAATCCCTCCAACCGCGGCGTCGCCGCCGAGGTCGCCGGTTGAGTGGCAGTTGTCGGGTTCGGGATCATTCGGGACTCCTGTGTTCCAGGAACAGGACCAGTGGAAAAGCCTAATGTTACCAAATCGGTTCTCGACGTGCCGGAGCTCCGTTGGCGTCTGCATCGGTCTTTGTTGCATTCGACGCTATATGGGTTGAGAAATTCAGTGCAGGCAACTGTCTGGCCATTCTTACTCGAAACCAGCTTTCAGCAAGGCGGGCAAGGACACAACCTCTGTTAAGGGATCGATACAATATTGCTCTTCCCCGGGATACACGACCAGGCGACGGGTCACCTTCACGTCCTCGCAGGCCAAATGGAAGCCCCTGGTTGGATGCGGGCGGCTGAGCGATCGTTTTACTTCTACGGCCCACAACTTGTTCGGCCCGAGGTCCAATAGCAGATCGATCTCAGCTCCAGCAGATGTGCGATAGAACCAAATATTCGCCCCCGCGGGCGCTGCCGAGATAAGATTCTCGATCACGAAACCTTCCCAGCTTGGACCAACAACCGGGTGGCCGAGCAATTGCTCGTGCACCGGCATCCCAAGAAGCGCATGAACGATTCCGCTGTCGCGCACATAAACCTTTGGCGAGCGCACGAGGCGCTTCGAGAGGTTGGGGGTCCAGGGCTGCAATCGCCTCACAAGCAGGAGATCTACCAGGATGTCGAGATACCGTGCAACGGTCTGGCCGCTGACTCCAAGGCCGGCAGCGAGGCGCGCGGCGTTGAGCAATTGGCCTTGACTATGCGCCAGCATCTGCCAGAAGCGATGAAGGGTCTCCGCCGGCACACGAGGCCCCAGAGCCGGAATGTCGCGTTCAAGATAAGTCTGAATGAACGCAAGCCGCCAATCAAAGCTGCCGGAATCATCCGGCGCCAGGTAGCTGTCCGGGAACCCACCGCGCACCCAAAGCCGTTCCACTGCATTCGTGCCAAGAGTTTCGATTTCTCTCACCGTAAACGGCGTAAGTTCCAGATAGGCAATTCTCCCGGCCAGACTCTCCGACGATTGCTTGAGCAGATCCATGGACGCTGAACCGAGAAGCAGGAACTCGCCTGCCCGAATCCCTTCGCGACGTCGCCGATCAATAACACCCCGCAAGACCTGAAAGATCCCCGGCGCACGATGGATTTCGTCGAGAATTACCAGCTGATTCTCATGGGCGGAAAGGTAGAGTTCAGCGTCGGAAAGTTTGGCTCGTTCCGAGGGAAGCTCCAGATCCAGGTAGACGGCCTTTTCGGCGAGATCGTCCGCGAGCGCCCTCGCCAGGGTAGTTTTGCCGGCCTGGCGCGGCCCAAGCAAAGCCACCGCCGGAAACCGGCCAATCATCTCCCGAAGCCGCGCTGTCAGTAGACGTGGTATCATCATAATCCATGTAATTATACTACAGCATGGAAGAATTGATAGGGAGACACGCAAATTACCAGTTTGCCTGGACGGTAACCTTTGGTTAGCAGGAAGAGCATCTGGTGGTCAATGTTCACATTGTTTGGGGCAAACAGGATCAACCAGCAATTCTTATCTGTCCGGAGGCTGACGGCCGTTCACTTTCTGATGGCCGATTCCGGCATCGTGTTTAGATTCAAAGATTTTTGTTGATTTCATCCGCTCTGAAACCGATCATGGAGTGTTTTTGCTTTGCCCAAATTCCCCCAAAAGAATAATTCCGCGGGCGGCGAATTTCTCCGAGCGGGAAGCCGTAGAGCGTGTTGTATTGAGTGGTGATGGGGCTTCCATTTGTGGAAGCATTCTAGGGGATTCCTGCAATGCGTCTCGACCAACTTGGCCCCAATATCATCATCAAGGGCCCGATCTTCCCGGAGCCGGTCCAGATAATCGTCGTCAACCCGGTCGGAGAGGCCTTCAAGGTCATTGCGAAAGGACTGCAATCCGGTCGAGTTCACGAGCCGATTCTCAGCCCCGCTCAGCTTGACTCCCTTGAAGCCGTAACCACCCAAACCTTCGACGGGGACGCCGTACGATTTCGGCTGGCCATTGAAGCCCTCCGCTTGGGCCTGGCCTATGAATACGATCCCTATTTCGCTCTCTCGAT
Encoded proteins:
- a CDS encoding dihydroorotate dehydrogenase-like protein, which produces MDLRTRYLGMNLRTPLVPSASPLSDTLDNLRRMEDAGASAVVLYSLFEEQLTREREALDYHLTHGTESFAESLTYFPAPEAYRAGPEGYLEKIRKAKKAVGIPIIASLNGSSIGGWVDYAKKIEEAGADALELNVYFIPTDPAQSSAVIEQTYVDILKAVKFVVSIPVALKLSPFFSSMAHMARRFDDAGADALVLFNRFYQPDMDLDNLEIRPNVLLSTPQALRLPLRWVAILYGRIKADLAATSGIHSSDDVLKVLLAGANVAQLCSVLLRHGIEHIREIEKGMIEWMKNHEYESVSQLQGSMSQKNCADPSSFERAQYMQAVIAYKA
- the hemG gene encoding protoporphyrinogen oxidase; the protein is MIPNPTTATQPATSAATPRLEGLIVGGGISGLSLAHWLGLADRPGGWELWEATERLGGTIGTDRVAGYSIDWGPNGFLDREPLTLQLIEEVGLSEALEPADDSSQKRFIVKHGRLHPVPLSPGAILGTGLLSPRDKVRIFMEPFIAARRDDSDESVFDFAARRIGRGAAESFIDPMVAGIFGGLARELSLPACFPIMREMEQRYGGLVRALLARQFKRRPGGRDGAVRKSSGPAGPGGRLTSFRGGLDILVTRLHERLQAIISINRPAVRIAWSDGMWEVTDQAGRRVRTRNLICACPTFAATQMFEDTDPELSAALRTIRYAPIVVVATGHRREDIAHALDGFGFLIPRSEGLRTLGSIWTSSIFANRAPAGYVQFRSMLGGAGDPDALKLSDEELWRTLRSELGALVGIGSDPAFMRVYRWERAIPQFTLGHIGRRARLEELTRQRPGLHLVGNAFYGVGLNDCVKMAHRIAQEILTPDS
- a CDS encoding ATP-binding protein, whose product is MIPRLLTARLREMIGRFPAVALLGPRQAGKTTLARALADDLAEKAVYLDLELPSERAKLSDAELYLSAHENQLVILDEIHRAPGIFQVLRGVIDRRRREGIRAGEFLLLGSASMDLLKQSSESLAGRIAYLELTPFTVREIETLGTNAVERLWVRGGFPDSYLAPDDSGSFDWRLAFIQTYLERDIPALGPRVPAETLHRFWQMLAHSQGQLLNAARLAAGLGVSGQTVARYLDILVDLLLVRRLQPWTPNLSKRLVRSPKVYVRDSGIVHALLGMPVHEQLLGHPVVGPSWEGFVIENLISAAPAGANIWFYRTSAGAEIDLLLDLGPNKLWAVEVKRSLSRPHPTRGFHLACEDVKVTRRLVVYPGEEQYCIDPLTEVVSLPALLKAGFE